One genomic window of Candidatus Fusobacterium pullicola includes the following:
- a CDS encoding DUF721 domain-containing protein, with protein sequence MAEKLSNVSEMIDTAVGKSRKLKEGILKAEWEKIVGKICEKCQPDYIKEGVLYIRAESPLFIHHLTLEKSKYIERINSYFDEEVVRDIVVRTGNLDENRDEYLNRESEDEGIENPEPHIKKEEVLEELQ encoded by the coding sequence ATGGCAGAGAAATTGAGTAATGTTAGTGAGATGATAGATACTGCAGTTGGAAAGAGCAGAAAATTAAAAGAGGGAATTTTAAAGGCTGAATGGGAAAAGATAGTCGGTAAAATTTGTGAGAAGTGTCAGCCAGATTATATAAAAGAAGGAGTTTTATATATCAGAGCTGAAAGTCCTCTGTTTATTCATCATCTAACACTGGAAAAGAGTAAGTATATAGAGAGGATAAATAGCTACTTTGATGAGGAAGTAGTGAGGGATATTGTTGTAAGAACAGGAAATCTAGATGAGAATAGAGATGAGTACCTCAATAGAGAGAGTGAGGATGAAGGGATAGAGAATCCAGAGCCTCATATAAAAAAAGAAGAGGTATTAGAGGAGTTACAAA